One genomic region from Hoeflea algicola encodes:
- a CDS encoding mechanosensitive ion channel family protein has translation MDEIKTVASDFQLAQLWDSGGEALKSFQLLVLTYSVSVLGAIVILIAGWIISRLLGRWVRSLLTRTRRVDETVVGFFSVFVRYAVLVVVAVMVLGQFGVQTASIITALGAAGLAIGLALQGTLQNIAAGIMLLVLRPFRVGEYVDAGGIAGTVQEIGLFATEMKTFDGLYRMVPNSLLWNVPVTNYSRRPERRYDLVIGIGYEDDIEKAQGVLMDLARAEERILADPEPDVFVSELGDSAVSVTLRYWTSSANWWVTSRDMTKAAKVAFDKNNISIPFPQISYSGSLAIEKPDQQ, from the coding sequence ATGGATGAAATAAAGACGGTGGCATCGGATTTCCAACTGGCACAATTGTGGGATTCTGGAGGCGAGGCCCTGAAGAGCTTTCAACTCTTGGTGCTGACCTATTCGGTGTCGGTGCTGGGGGCGATCGTGATTCTGATCGCCGGCTGGATCATCTCGCGGCTGCTTGGTCGCTGGGTCCGCAGCTTGCTCACACGCACGCGCCGTGTCGATGAAACGGTTGTTGGCTTCTTTTCGGTGTTTGTCCGTTATGCGGTGCTGGTGGTGGTCGCCGTCATGGTGCTTGGCCAGTTCGGGGTGCAGACGGCGTCGATCATCACCGCGCTGGGTGCTGCCGGATTGGCGATCGGTCTGGCGCTGCAGGGCACTTTGCAGAACATCGCCGCTGGCATCATGCTGCTGGTTTTGCGCCCCTTCCGGGTCGGCGAATATGTCGATGCCGGCGGTATTGCTGGTACGGTGCAGGAAATCGGGCTGTTTGCCACCGAAATGAAAACCTTCGACGGGCTGTACCGGATGGTGCCCAATTCGCTGTTGTGGAACGTGCCGGTGACGAATTACTCGCGGCGACCGGAACGGCGTTACGATCTTGTCATCGGTATCGGCTACGAGGATGACATTGAAAAAGCTCAGGGCGTTCTGATGGACCTGGCCCGGGCAGAGGAACGGATATTGGCGGATCCGGAACCCGACGTATTCGTTTCCGAGCTTGGCGACAGCGCGGTCTCGGTGACCTTGCGTTACTGGACCAGTTCCGCGAACTGGTGGGTCACCAGCCGCGACATGACCAAGGCTGCCAAGGTCGCCTTTGATAAGAACAACATATCGATCCCGTTCCCGCAGATTTCCTATTCTGGGTCACTGGCAATCGAGAAACCGGATCAGCAATAA
- a CDS encoding Lrp/AsnC family transcriptional regulator, which translates to MHLDEFDRKLLRLLQLDGRLTNNELSQKINLSASQCSRRRTRLEQEGFIKGYRADLDREKLGVGIVNLITVTLATHNRDNAQRFARLVGGLPEVLEAYSLTGEMDYIIKVVTPDLRSLSAFVSDVLLPHESVQHVKTAIVLDTLKEGGALPV; encoded by the coding sequence GTGCATCTGGATGAATTCGACCGCAAGCTGCTCAGACTGTTGCAACTGGATGGCCGGCTGACCAACAACGAGTTGTCGCAGAAGATCAATCTGTCTGCCTCGCAATGCTCGCGTCGGCGGACCCGTCTGGAGCAGGAGGGCTTCATCAAGGGCTACCGCGCCGATCTCGATCGTGAAAAACTCGGGGTCGGTATCGTCAACCTGATAACGGTGACATTGGCGACGCACAATCGCGACAACGCCCAGCGCTTTGCTCGTCTGGTCGGCGGCTTGCCTGAGGTTTTGGAAGCCTACTCCCTAACCGGCGAGATGGATTACATCATCAAGGTGGTGACACCGGACCTGCGCAGTCTGTCAGCCTTTGTCAGCGACGTGTTGCTGCCGCATGAATCTGTCCAGCACGTCAAGACCGCGATCGTGCTCGATACCCTCAAGGAGGGCGGCGCCTTGCCGGTTTGA
- the hppD gene encoding 4-hydroxyphenylpyruvate dioxygenase codes for MGPFPHDAPRAEISEDNPAGTNGFEFVEFAHPEPEKLEALFTRMGYQPVARHREKAITVWRQGDINYILNAEKGSFADRFVTTHGPCAPSMAWRVADAKKALAHAVSKGAEEYTGDDKTLDVPAIVGIGGSLLYFVDTWGDEGSVYDADFDWLGERDPKPEGAGFYYLDHLTHNVIRGNMDKWWDFYRDLFNFKQIHFFDIEGKLTGLVSRAITSPCGRIRIPLNESTDDKSQIEEFLRKYNGEGIQHIAVGTDDIYEATDWIAGKGVKFMPGPPDTYYAQSTTRVHGHDEPIERMKKHGILIDGEGVVDGGMTKILLQVFSKTVIGPIFFEFIQRKGDEGFGEGNFRALFESIEEDQIRRGVLIDAAE; via the coding sequence ATGGGCCCGTTCCCCCACGATGCGCCACGCGCGGAAATTTCGGAAGACAACCCGGCCGGCACCAACGGTTTCGAGTTTGTCGAATTCGCCCATCCCGAGCCCGAAAAGCTGGAAGCGCTGTTTACCCGCATGGGTTATCAGCCAGTGGCCCGTCATCGCGAGAAGGCAATCACCGTCTGGCGCCAGGGCGACATCAACTACATTCTCAATGCCGAAAAGGGCTCGTTTGCCGACCGCTTCGTCACCACCCATGGCCCCTGCGCGCCGTCAATGGCCTGGCGCGTCGCCGACGCCAAAAAGGCACTCGCCCATGCGGTGTCGAAGGGGGCCGAGGAATATACCGGTGACGACAAGACGCTGGATGTGCCGGCGATTGTCGGCATCGGCGGGTCGCTGCTCTATTTTGTCGACACCTGGGGCGACGAGGGCTCGGTCTATGACGCAGACTTCGACTGGTTGGGCGAGCGCGACCCGAAACCGGAAGGCGCAGGCTTTTACTATCTCGATCACCTGACCCACAATGTCATCCGCGGCAACATGGACAAGTGGTGGGATTTTTACCGCGACCTGTTCAATTTCAAGCAGATCCACTTCTTCGACATCGAAGGCAAGCTGACCGGCCTGGTCTCCCGCGCCATTACCTCGCCCTGCGGCCGGATCCGCATCCCGCTCAACGAATCAACCGACGACAAGAGCCAGATCGAGGAGTTCCTGCGCAAATATAATGGCGAGGGCATCCAGCACATCGCCGTGGGCACCGATGACATATACGAGGCAACCGACTGGATAGCCGGCAAGGGCGTCAAGTTCATGCCCGGCCCGCCCGACACCTATTACGCGCAGTCGACAACACGGGTGCATGGCCACGACGAGCCGATCGAGCGGATGAAGAAGCACGGCATCCTGATCGACGGCGAAGGCGTGGTTGATGGCGGCATGACCAAGATCCTGCTGCAGGTATTCTCCAAGACGGTGATCGGGCCGATCTTTTTCGAATTCATCCAGCGCAAGGGCGACGAAGGTTTTGGTGAAGGCAACTTCCGCGCGTTGTTTGAATCAATCGAGGAAGACCAGATTCGCCGCGGGGTTTTGATCGATGCCGCCGAATAA
- a CDS encoding branched-chain amino acid aminotransferase, whose product MASVPFDQLEGEIWFNGAFVPWKDAKIHVLTHGLHYASAVFEGERAYGGEIFKLTEHTERLHTSGEILGFKIPYSVAEIDQACTELLKRQGFTDAYVRPIAWRGSEMMGVSAQQSRINLAIAIWQWPSYFKPEERMKGIRLDIAEYRRPDPRTAPSRSKAAGLYMICTLSKHRAEERGYADALMLDWRDQVAEATGANVFFVKDGKIHTPTPDCFLDGITRRTVIDLAKRRGYEVIERAIMPDELDSFEQCFLTGTAAEVTPVSEIGPHSFTVGEIARNLVNDYMAEVQPKQAAAE is encoded by the coding sequence ATGGCGTCCGTACCTTTTGATCAACTAGAAGGCGAAATCTGGTTCAACGGCGCGTTCGTGCCGTGGAAAGATGCCAAGATTCACGTGCTGACCCATGGCCTGCATTATGCCAGTGCCGTGTTTGAGGGCGAGCGTGCCTATGGCGGCGAGATCTTCAAGCTGACCGAACATACCGAACGGCTGCACACGTCGGGGGAAATCCTCGGCTTCAAGATTCCATACAGCGTCGCCGAGATCGACCAGGCCTGCACCGAGCTGTTGAAGCGTCAGGGCTTTACCGATGCTTATGTTCGGCCGATCGCCTGGCGTGGTTCGGAGATGATGGGCGTCTCGGCGCAGCAAAGCCGGATCAACCTGGCCATCGCCATCTGGCAATGGCCGAGCTATTTCAAGCCGGAAGAGCGGATGAAGGGGATTCGCCTCGACATCGCCGAGTATCGCCGTCCCGATCCGCGTACGGCGCCGTCGCGCTCGAAGGCCGCCGGTCTTTACATGATCTGCACGCTGTCGAAACACCGGGCCGAGGAGCGCGGTTATGCCGATGCCCTGATGCTCGACTGGCGCGACCAGGTGGCCGAAGCCACCGGCGCCAACGTGTTCTTTGTCAAGGACGGCAAGATTCACACGCCAACACCGGACTGTTTCCTCGACGGTATCACCCGTCGCACGGTGATCGATCTGGCCAAAAGGCGCGGGTATGAAGTGATCGAGCGGGCGATCATGCCCGACGAACTCGACAGCTTCGAGCAATGTTTCCTGACCGGCACCGCCGCCGAGGTGACGCCGGTCTCCGAGATCGGGCCGCACAGCTTTACGGTCGGCGAGATCGCCCGTAATCTGGTCAACGACTACATGGCCGAGGTTCAACCCAAACAGGCAGCTGCCGAATAA
- a CDS encoding MarR family winged helix-turn-helix transcriptional regulator, which yields MSRTGAINPDSDEILVSPMKEIEGIDFEIIELLFFAYRDFTSDPDAILDQSGFGRAHHRVVHFVNREPGLTVAALLETLKITKQSLARVLKQLIDSGYITQVAGPEDRRQRRLYPTDRGRKLALELARPQSRRIAHALQNLDDNGRQAVTAFLSGMINSEPGCEAKGRYEAKQEHMR from the coding sequence ATGAGCCGTACCGGCGCAATCAATCCCGACTCAGACGAAATTCTCGTGAGCCCGATGAAGGAAATCGAGGGTATCGATTTCGAGATCATCGAGCTGCTGTTTTTCGCCTATCGCGACTTCACCTCCGACCCCGACGCAATCCTCGACCAGTCCGGATTCGGCCGCGCCCATCACCGTGTGGTTCACTTCGTCAACCGCGAGCCGGGACTGACCGTGGCGGCACTGCTGGAAACGCTCAAGATCACCAAGCAATCGCTGGCACGGGTGCTCAAGCAATTGATCGACAGCGGCTATATTACCCAGGTCGCCGGCCCAGAAGACCGGCGTCAGCGGCGCCTCTACCCCACTGATCGGGGCCGCAAACTGGCGCTGGAACTGGCAAGGCCACAGTCTCGCCGCATCGCCCATGCACTGCAAAACTTGGATGACAATGGCCGTCAGGCGGTAACTGCATTTCTCTCCGGCATGATAAACTCCGAACCGGGGTGCGAGGCCAAGGGCCGCTACGAGGCGAAACAGGAGCATATGCGATGA